Proteins encoded by one window of Chondromyces crocatus:
- a CDS encoding MFS transporter: MRVTHRPLTTVALALSLFMAALEMTVVSTAMPTVVGELGGIQSYAWVFTAYMLASTVTVPIYGKLSDLYGRKPILLFGIVLFLVGSIASGFSASMNMLIAFRTLQGLGAGAMQPVSLTVVGDLYTKEERARVQGVFSGVWGLAGLLGPLTGGLLVKYLSWHWVFFINVPVGLCTIALLLGFFHERIESRPQKLDFAGAALLSAGVVALLFGVQGTDQSYLWLPVAAALLVAFVFVERKVADPVIPMDLFKIPAIAISAAAGALFSAAMFGATTYVPLYVQGVLGGSPTLAGGMITPMIVGWPLASLVAGRLLLRTGYRPLIVGGLGLAVLGTGLLALLLEPGASILVPEIAMGMFGVGLGFSATALLIAVQTSVGWELRGVATASNMFFRTIGGAVGVGLMGGVLVSHLLRDPTVPLSAANELLGPEHGRGLPPELLATMNGALGAGLSINFWIICAFAVAAFAAGLFFPRVDRSPAASLSVAEGAAPH; the protein is encoded by the coding sequence ATGCGCGTCACCCACCGCCCCCTGACCACCGTCGCCCTCGCCTTGAGCCTGTTCATGGCTGCTCTGGAGATGACCGTCGTCTCCACCGCGATGCCCACCGTGGTCGGCGAGCTGGGCGGCATCCAGAGCTACGCCTGGGTCTTCACCGCGTACATGCTCGCCTCGACGGTCACCGTCCCCATCTACGGCAAGCTCTCGGACCTCTACGGCCGCAAGCCCATCCTCCTCTTCGGCATCGTGCTCTTCCTCGTCGGCTCCATCGCCAGCGGCTTCTCTGCGTCGATGAACATGCTCATCGCCTTCCGCACCCTGCAGGGCCTCGGCGCGGGCGCGATGCAGCCGGTCTCGCTCACCGTGGTGGGCGACCTCTACACGAAGGAAGAGCGTGCCCGGGTCCAGGGCGTCTTCAGTGGCGTCTGGGGCCTCGCTGGCCTCCTCGGACCGCTCACGGGCGGCCTGCTCGTGAAGTACCTGAGCTGGCACTGGGTCTTCTTCATCAACGTCCCCGTCGGCCTCTGCACCATCGCCCTCTTGCTCGGCTTCTTCCACGAGCGCATCGAGAGCAGACCCCAGAAGCTCGACTTCGCCGGCGCAGCGCTTCTCTCGGCGGGCGTCGTCGCCCTGCTCTTCGGCGTCCAGGGGACCGACCAGAGCTACCTCTGGCTCCCCGTCGCCGCCGCCTTGCTCGTGGCCTTCGTTTTCGTCGAGCGCAAGGTGGCCGACCCCGTCATCCCCATGGACCTCTTCAAGATCCCCGCCATCGCCATCTCGGCGGCCGCGGGCGCACTCTTCTCCGCGGCGATGTTCGGCGCCACGACCTACGTCCCCCTCTACGTGCAAGGGGTGCTCGGCGGCTCGCCCACGCTCGCGGGCGGCATGATCACCCCCATGATCGTCGGCTGGCCCCTCGCCAGCCTCGTGGCGGGGAGGCTGCTCCTCCGGACGGGCTACCGCCCCCTCATCGTCGGCGGTCTCGGCCTCGCCGTCCTCGGTACCGGCCTCCTCGCCCTCCTCCTCGAGCCTGGCGCGTCGATCCTCGTCCCCGAGATCGCGATGGGCATGTTCGGCGTCGGCCTCGGCTTCTCCGCCACCGCCTTGCTCATCGCCGTGCAGACCAGCGTCGGCTGGGAGCTGCGGGGCGTCGCCACCGCGAGCAACATGTTCTTTCGCACCATCGGTGGCGCCGTCGGCGTCGGCCTCATGGGCGGTGTGCTCGTCTCCCACCTGCTCCGCGATCCCACCGTTCCTCTCTCCGCGGCCAACGAGCTGCTCGGCCCCGAGCATGGCCGCGGCTTGCCCCCCGAGCTCCTCGCCACCATGAACGGCGCCCTCGGCGCGGGCCTCTCGATCAACTTCTGGATCATCTGCGCCTTCGCCGTCGCGGCCTTCGCTGCCGGCCTCTTCTTCCCACGCGTGGACCGGAGCCCCGCGGCGTCTCTGTCCGTCGCCGAAGGCGCCGCGCCCCACTGA
- a CDS encoding AAA family ATPase — translation MHQVHEHRTRTASRRPTARNLAGAGSAWGRRRARVHALPGGAARYKATLDWLLAWIQAARPTMEGLREVLAQRFDAPGRGAAESCLALLQGAGLLVRRGERLDLTEAAASYCRSLDAAALFERLHEGYLGLLEALALIEHPGAEDTRRRGRLLAALVDVPERSAAQLGVREGWLRSLGLLERAGTRDVLTPLGHHVLATHADEVREILRRTDDLLFEERQTDAEWAEAVALGFEAEERAADEVWPSEARQGAPDVAPSLNIEGRGGGESRGMAMPPRWNAARLELRPEQVLPHLGDLELQRRLVDRICAALASGKHLLLVGPPGTGKTEIARAIGRAAEAAGYCAGVLAATASGDWSSFEAVGGYALQRDGALRFRPGVFLSALEQHAWLVVDELNRADVDRALGELLTVLGGHGTTTPYALEDGRLVSIGPEPERTHQVPPPFRMLATLNTWDRTGLFRLSYAAQRRFAIVHVGVPDDTGYARLLERNAACAGPAPALTSRGVAALTRLFRGAGILGIRPVGPAIALDMVRYLRQRGDLAESLAEAALLFLLPQLEGLDPEPAAEAYRRILAAIEPVTSPEALAEVDGRLIDALSLSFPNSSPRRGR, via the coding sequence ATGCACCAGGTACACGAGCACAGGACCCGTACCGCCTCGCGGCGGCCTACCGCCAGGAACCTGGCAGGGGCGGGATCTGCGTGGGGTCGTCGTCGGGCCCGTGTGCATGCGCTGCCAGGCGGCGCGGCTCGATACAAGGCGACGCTCGACTGGTTGCTCGCGTGGATCCAGGCGGCGCGGCCGACGATGGAGGGATTGCGTGAGGTGCTTGCGCAGCGCTTCGACGCCCCCGGCCGAGGGGCTGCCGAGAGTTGCCTCGCCCTGCTCCAGGGGGCAGGTCTGCTCGTACGACGGGGAGAACGGCTCGACCTGACCGAGGCGGCGGCGTCCTACTGTCGCTCGCTCGACGCGGCAGCTTTGTTCGAGCGGCTCCACGAAGGCTATCTGGGGCTTCTGGAGGCGCTGGCGCTTATCGAGCATCCCGGCGCGGAGGACACCAGGAGGCGAGGGAGGCTGCTGGCTGCGCTCGTCGACGTCCCCGAGCGCAGTGCGGCGCAGCTCGGCGTGCGAGAGGGGTGGCTGCGCTCTCTCGGTCTGCTCGAGCGCGCTGGCACGAGGGATGTGCTCACCCCGCTCGGGCACCATGTTCTCGCCACGCATGCCGACGAGGTCCGCGAGATCCTTCGTCGCACCGATGATCTTCTGTTCGAGGAGCGCCAGACGGATGCGGAGTGGGCAGAGGCGGTGGCGCTCGGTTTCGAGGCCGAAGAGCGAGCGGCCGATGAGGTGTGGCCCTCGGAGGCGAGGCAGGGGGCGCCGGACGTCGCGCCTTCGCTGAACATCGAGGGCAGGGGAGGGGGGGAGAGCCGTGGCATGGCGATGCCGCCGCGCTGGAACGCGGCTCGGCTGGAGCTGCGGCCCGAGCAGGTCCTGCCTCACCTGGGTGATCTCGAACTTCAGCGCAGGCTCGTGGACCGCATCTGTGCTGCCCTCGCGTCGGGCAAGCACCTGCTGCTCGTGGGGCCTCCTGGCACAGGCAAGACCGAGATCGCGCGGGCGATCGGCCGCGCTGCGGAGGCCGCGGGGTACTGTGCCGGCGTGCTCGCTGCGACCGCTTCCGGCGACTGGAGTTCTTTCGAGGCGGTCGGTGGCTATGCCTTGCAGCGTGACGGGGCGCTTCGTTTTCGCCCTGGGGTCTTTCTCTCCGCACTGGAGCAGCACGCCTGGCTCGTCGTCGACGAGCTCAACCGCGCCGACGTCGACCGAGCCCTCGGCGAGCTGCTCACCGTGCTCGGCGGTCACGGCACCACCACCCCGTACGCCCTCGAAGATGGCCGACTCGTCTCGATTGGCCCCGAGCCCGAACGAACGCACCAGGTGCCTCCCCCGTTCCGCATGCTCGCGACGTTGAACACCTGGGATCGCACGGGCCTCTTCCGGCTTTCGTACGCGGCCCAGCGGCGCTTCGCGATCGTCCACGTGGGCGTGCCGGACGACACGGGCTACGCGCGCCTCCTCGAGCGGAACGCCGCGTGCGCGGGACCGGCGCCTGCCCTCACGTCACGTGGCGTCGCCGCGCTGACGCGGCTGTTCCGCGGCGCGGGCATCCTGGGAATTCGCCCTGTGGGCCCGGCCATCGCGCTCGACATGGTGCGCTATCTCCGCCAGCGCGGTGACCTGGCGGAGTCCCTGGCCGAGGCGGCGCTGCTCTTTCTGCTCCCGCAGCTCGAAGGGCTCGATCCCGAGCCGGCGGCAGAGGCGTACCGTCGGATCCTGGCGGCGATCGAGCCGGTGACCTCTCCCGAAGCGCTGGCCGAGGTCGATGGCCGTCTGATCGATGCCCTCTCGCTCTCCTTCCCGAATTCCTCGCCGAGGCGAGGGCGGTGA
- a CDS encoding thioesterase domain-containing protein yields the protein MDAADRIKQLSDTKQLLLRKLLENKNIGGEMLLRLEGSNLKILREGSPILFVFPATDGSVSYMRSYLPYVPEGWGVYGCQTPGLDGEQAPLRTIEEIVAHNLRMIRRVQPNGPYYLAGNCMGGLPAYEAARQLQDSGEETALILHLMPNFNRPWKKLPGESSLQMRGFMDYTFIIERILKVQLNLPFDRLATLDEVAQQAAVVEHIKLGGWLAGVDLLAFQERMKTYQASLEAMLTYQPRGGLRGRMVVLAVGEQERNEVELPLDSPYAAPLRVLPPEQTDVIHVDADGGALFDGSEPHISKIGDQLLRILEAVPNSGVRPALLTG from the coding sequence ATGGATGCAGCGGACCGCATCAAGCAGCTCTCCGATACGAAACAGCTCCTGCTCCGCAAGCTGCTCGAGAACAAGAACATCGGGGGTGAAATGCTCCTTCGGCTCGAAGGATCGAACCTGAAGATCCTGCGGGAGGGGTCACCCATCCTGTTTGTGTTCCCGGCGACGGACGGGAGCGTTTCATACATGCGCAGCTACCTGCCGTACGTACCCGAAGGGTGGGGCGTCTACGGCTGCCAGACCCCTGGGCTGGACGGGGAGCAGGCGCCTCTCCGCACGATCGAGGAGATTGTGGCCCACAACCTCCGGATGATCCGCCGTGTGCAACCGAACGGTCCCTATTACCTCGCCGGCAACTGCATGGGGGGCCTCCCGGCCTACGAAGCGGCGCGGCAGCTTCAGGACAGCGGGGAGGAGACGGCGCTCATTTTGCACCTGATGCCGAACTTCAATCGACCCTGGAAGAAGCTGCCGGGGGAGAGTTCCCTGCAAATGCGCGGCTTCATGGACTACACGTTCATCATCGAGCGCATTCTGAAGGTGCAGCTGAATTTGCCCTTCGACCGCCTGGCGACCCTGGACGAGGTGGCCCAGCAAGCCGCCGTCGTGGAGCACATCAAGCTGGGCGGCTGGCTGGCGGGCGTCGATCTGCTCGCCTTCCAGGAGCGCATGAAGACGTACCAGGCCAGCCTGGAGGCGATGCTCACCTATCAACCTCGCGGCGGTCTCCGCGGGCGCATGGTGGTGCTCGCGGTTGGTGAGCAGGAGCGAAACGAGGTCGAGTTGCCCCTGGATTCCCCCTACGCCGCGCCGCTACGCGTCCTCCCGCCGGAGCAGACGGACGTGATCCACGTCGATGCAGACGGCGGCGCGCTCTTCGATGGGTCGGAGCCCCACATCAGCAAGATCGGGGACCAGCTGCTGCGGATCCTCGAAGCCGTCCCGAACTCGGGGGTGAGGCCGGCCCTCCTCACCGGCTGA
- a CDS encoding non-ribosomal peptide synthetase, with product MNALGAFAELVRRGAQITADGDRLRYRTAKGVLGDADLRMLKEHKPEILRFLAGRKAVRLSSVQERLWFLSRLDPSGVGYSFAFTYRIRGPLDVQRFGEALQVMLRRHPALGAVFVEIEGTPLQLLGAPPAVETPCIDCRDESLEVATARIRNLLAAPFDLARGPLLRSCLARISPEEHLWTLTMHHLVADGRTFGILVRDLSLALATPALDVPPSDAPRLDYADFVEWERLRADSPERDENLDYWVRQLGGTPDLDLPLDHPRPPVRTHRGGQATIQLPNALLTGLEAFARSEEATRFSVLLAVSFALLRGYSRQEDFAVGSPHANRADAGFEDTAGCFVSTLVLRADLSGDPSFRDLVRRISEMCIDAWDHQDASYERLVSRLAPARDTSRNALFQVFFALQNVFEPLEIPGASAEMLLLDTGLVQFDVELHFFLGGAGKPTGILLYNRDLFEDRTMRLMAERWTRLAEALLEQPDQPLGKISFLSADERQRALDAFGDTRAEYPRATRVEDLFAEQVRRTPDRIAAICAGERVTYAALEARVEALAGAILSLREPGSTLGILLDRSVDMLASLLAIPRAGAAFLPIDPALPPERIAFMLEDSGVQTVLTRSEHLAALPRGVGWVLVDALPASPGADPSASGARSPSAADAAYLLYTSGSTGKPKGVLVSHRSLVNLLHAMAHLPGIAPDDVLCAVTSLSFDIALLELLLPLVRGATVVIAQQHEASDPIALAALLETTGITVMQATPSSWSMLLDAGWTGRPTLRALCGGEPLSRALADRLLDACAEVWNLYGPTETTIWSTRWRVTRGGPVSLGIPIENTRLYLLDMRGALCPPGLPGELWIAGDGLSRGYLNRAGETARRFQDLHDLVGHPEPAYRTGDLVRMLPDGSLVYLGRTDHQLKVRGHRIEPEEIEHTLRAHPGVREAVATQTATGALVAHVLAQGSPRISEPTLREHAARSLPGYMVPQRCLIHDRFPRTPSGKIDRKALSLIPLSPTIQAPPLREPPLDDIEASVADLFTEVLGVTEVGRWDNFFELGGHSLVAARVLYGLQQRHSVQIGLHELFQRATVSGLATRVKELVQRRTNDDFVIGEALARLESMSEEEAAQLFAQLVGQ from the coding sequence ATGAACGCCCTCGGCGCCTTCGCGGAACTCGTCAGGAGAGGGGCCCAGATCACGGCCGACGGCGACCGCCTCCGGTATCGCACGGCGAAGGGGGTGCTCGGGGACGCGGACCTCCGGATGCTCAAGGAGCACAAGCCGGAGATCCTGCGCTTCCTCGCCGGTCGGAAGGCCGTGCGGCTCTCGAGCGTGCAGGAGCGCCTCTGGTTCCTCAGCCGCCTCGATCCGAGCGGCGTGGGGTACTCCTTCGCCTTCACCTACCGCATCCGCGGTCCTCTCGACGTCCAGCGCTTCGGCGAGGCGCTCCAGGTCATGCTCCGCCGTCATCCGGCCCTCGGCGCGGTCTTCGTCGAGATCGAGGGGACACCCCTTCAGCTCCTCGGCGCCCCGCCTGCCGTGGAGACCCCGTGCATCGACTGCCGAGACGAGTCGCTGGAGGTCGCCACCGCCCGGATCCGCAACCTCCTCGCTGCGCCTTTCGATCTCGCGCGCGGCCCGCTGCTCCGCTCCTGCCTGGCGCGCATCTCCCCGGAGGAGCACCTGTGGACCCTCACGATGCACCACCTCGTCGCGGACGGCCGGACCTTCGGCATCCTCGTCCGGGACCTGTCCCTGGCGCTCGCCACGCCTGCGCTGGACGTCCCCCCCTCCGACGCTCCCCGGCTCGATTACGCCGATTTCGTCGAATGGGAGCGCCTCCGCGCCGACAGCCCGGAGCGCGACGAGAACCTCGACTACTGGGTGCGGCAACTCGGCGGGACGCCGGACCTGGACCTCCCGCTCGACCACCCGAGGCCCCCGGTGCGCACCCACCGGGGCGGGCAGGCCACCATCCAGCTTCCGAACGCCCTGCTCACGGGGCTCGAAGCGTTCGCCAGGAGCGAGGAAGCCACGCGCTTCTCCGTCCTCCTCGCCGTGAGCTTCGCCCTGCTCCGCGGCTACTCCAGGCAGGAGGATTTCGCCGTCGGCTCACCGCACGCCAACCGCGCCGACGCCGGCTTCGAGGACACCGCCGGATGCTTCGTGAGCACCCTCGTCCTGCGCGCCGACCTCTCGGGCGATCCGAGCTTCCGCGACCTCGTGCGCCGCATCTCCGAGATGTGCATCGACGCCTGGGATCACCAGGACGCCTCCTACGAGCGGCTGGTCTCCCGCCTCGCCCCCGCCCGCGACACCAGCCGGAACGCGCTCTTTCAGGTCTTCTTCGCCCTCCAGAACGTCTTCGAGCCGCTCGAGATCCCGGGAGCGAGCGCCGAGATGCTCCTGCTCGACACCGGCCTCGTGCAATTCGACGTCGAGCTTCACTTCTTCCTCGGAGGGGCCGGCAAGCCCACGGGAATCCTCCTTTACAACCGCGATCTCTTCGAGGACCGCACCATGCGCCTCATGGCGGAGCGGTGGACACGCCTCGCGGAGGCCCTGCTCGAACAGCCCGATCAGCCGCTCGGCAAGATCTCGTTCCTCTCGGCGGACGAACGCCAGCGCGCCCTCGACGCCTTCGGGGACACCCGCGCGGAGTACCCCCGAGCCACCCGGGTCGAAGACCTCTTCGCGGAGCAGGTGCGCCGCACCCCCGATCGGATCGCGGCCATCTGCGCGGGAGAGCGCGTGACCTATGCCGCGCTCGAGGCGCGGGTCGAGGCGCTCGCCGGTGCCATCCTGTCGCTCCGCGAGCCGGGGTCGACCCTCGGCATCTTGCTCGATCGCTCCGTCGACATGCTCGCCTCGCTCCTGGCCATTCCCCGGGCCGGCGCCGCATTTCTACCCATCGATCCTGCGCTCCCGCCCGAGCGCATCGCCTTCATGCTCGAGGACAGCGGCGTGCAGACGGTGCTCACCCGGTCCGAGCACCTCGCCGCGCTCCCCCGCGGCGTCGGCTGGGTCCTCGTCGATGCGCTCCCCGCGTCCCCCGGCGCGGACCCGAGCGCCTCTGGAGCCAGGAGCCCCAGCGCCGCCGACGCGGCCTACCTGCTCTACACCTCGGGCTCCACCGGCAAGCCCAAGGGCGTGCTCGTCAGCCACCGCAGCCTCGTCAACCTGCTCCACGCCATGGCCCATCTGCCTGGCATCGCGCCGGACGATGTCCTCTGCGCCGTGACCAGCCTCTCGTTCGACATCGCCCTCCTCGAACTCCTCCTTCCTCTCGTCCGGGGCGCGACCGTGGTGATCGCGCAGCAGCACGAGGCGTCGGATCCCATCGCCCTCGCAGCGCTCCTGGAAACGACCGGTATCACCGTCATGCAAGCCACCCCCTCGTCGTGGAGCATGCTCCTCGACGCGGGCTGGACCGGTCGCCCCACCCTCCGCGCCTTGTGCGGCGGAGAGCCCTTGAGCCGAGCCCTCGCGGATCGGCTCCTCGACGCCTGCGCCGAGGTCTGGAACCTGTACGGCCCGACCGAGACCACCATCTGGTCCACGCGCTGGCGGGTCACGCGAGGAGGACCGGTCTCCCTCGGGATTCCCATCGAAAACACCCGCCTCTACCTCCTCGACATGCGAGGTGCGCTCTGTCCTCCGGGTCTCCCTGGTGAGCTATGGATCGCCGGAGACGGACTTTCTCGAGGCTATCTGAACCGCGCTGGCGAGACCGCGCGCCGCTTCCAGGATCTGCACGACCTCGTCGGTCACCCGGAGCCTGCCTACCGCACCGGGGACCTCGTGCGCATGCTCCCCGACGGGAGCCTCGTCTATCTGGGGCGCACGGATCATCAGCTCAAGGTCCGCGGCCACCGCATCGAACCCGAAGAAATCGAGCACACCCTGCGCGCCCATCCAGGCGTCCGCGAGGCCGTGGCCACCCAGACCGCGACGGGTGCTCTGGTGGCCCACGTCCTCGCCCAGGGCTCGCCCCGCATCTCCGAACCCACCCTGCGCGAGCACGCCGCGCGCAGCCTCCCAGGTTACATGGTCCCGCAGCGCTGCCTGATCCACGACAGGTTCCCCCGCACCCCCTCGGGCAAGATCGACCGCAAGGCGCTCTCCCTGATCCCCCTCTCGCCGACCATCCAGGCACCTCCGCTCCGGGAGCCCCCCCTCGATGACATCGAAGCGTCCGTGGCTGATCTCTTCACTGAAGTGCTCGGCGTCACCGAGGTGGGGCGCTGGGACAATTTCTTCGAACTCGGGGGACATTCCCTGGTCGCAGCGCGGGTACTCTACGGCCTTCAGCAACGCCACAGCGTGCAGATCGGGCTGCACGAACTCTTCCAGCGGGCCACGGTCTCCGGCCTCGCAACCCGTGTGAAAGAGCTCGTCCAGCGCCGCACGAACGATGATTTCGTGATCGGTGAAGCGCTCGCGCGGCTCGAATCCATGTCGGAAGAAGAAGCCGCGCAGCTCTTCGCCCAGCTCGTAGGTCAGTGA